The proteins below come from a single Drosophila miranda strain MSH22 chromosome Y unlocalized genomic scaffold, D.miranda_PacBio2.1 Contig_Y1_pilon, whole genome shotgun sequence genomic window:
- the LOC117191066 gene encoding homeobox protein invected-like: protein MSTLASSRPLPPLKFSILNRIQPEEEEHDHDHDQEEQPEEAMHPDCLPLPLSQHISSPQVEEEVEDETETETDLGRTSICNERHLNIEDEDEEESADADVDEDLDLEDAASCCSENSVLSVGQEQHSQAAAQAQAQTHVHFQAQARQRLLMSPLYRPSAFSSVPSDPPADPVDTATDPGGGLLPLGGPPAGSFQEEFLRKSQLYAEELMKQQMHLMAAARVNALTAAAAGKQLQMAAAAAAAAAAAAAVSAPTGQDALAQLTATALGIAAPGAGHQQQLLMAQREREQAHHHLQHLNHHLQHHHHYNNNNNNNNNENLHERALKFSIDNILKADFGSRLVGGNVGNHHPKIGAGGGSSNRTQNSSHNSNSHSHPLKAPKKSGKVLNLAQSQAQAVNSSLSFSSSLANICSNSNDSNSTATSSSTTATTLAVDLVKSPPPAGGGAAAKETAKKSGEDSGKPIVWPAWVFCTRYSDRPSSGRSK, encoded by the coding sequence ATGTCCACTTTGGCAAGCAGTCGCCCTCTGCCTCCACTCAAATTCAGCATACTGAATCGCATCCAgccagaggaggaggagcacgaCCACGATCACGATCAGGAGGAGCAGCCGGAGGAGGCAATGCATCCGGACTGCCTGCCCCTGCCGCTGTCGCAGCACATCAGCAGTCCGCAGGTCGAAGAGGAGGTCGAGGACGagacggaaacggaaacggacCTGGGACGCACGTCCATTTGCAACGAGCGGCACCTCAACATAGAGgacgaggatgaggaggaATCAGCCGATGCGGATGTGGACGAGGACCTCGATCTGGAGGACGCCGCCAGCTGTTGCAGCGAGAACAGCGTGCTGAGCGTTGGCCAGGAGCAGCACTCCCAGGCAgcggcccaggcccaggcgcAGACCCACGTCCATTTCCAGGCCCAGGCGCGACAACGGCTCCTCATGAGCCCGCTCTACCGCCCGTCGGCCTTCAGCAGTGTACCCAGCGATCCTCCCGCCGACCCAGTCGATACCGCAACCGATCCGGGCGGTGGTCTCCTGCCCCTGGGCGGGCCCCCCGCCGGCAGCTTCCAGGAGGAGTTCCTGCGCAAGTCGCAGCTCTACGCCGAGGAGCTGATGAAGCAGCAGATGCATCTGATGGCCGCTGCCCGTGTCAATGCCCTgacggcggcggcagcgggcAAACAGCTGCAGATGGccgcagcagcggcggcggcagcagcagcagcggctgctGTATCGGCGCCCACGGGCCAGGATGCACTGGCTCAGCTGACGGCGACGGCGCTGGGGATTGCAGCGCCAGGAGCggggcaccagcagcagctgctgatggcccagcgggagcgggagcagGCGCACCACCATCTACAACACCTCAACCACCACctgcagcaccaccaccactacaacaacaacaacaacaacaacaacaatgagAATCTGCACGAGCGGGCGCTCAAGTTCAGCATCGACAACATCCTGAAGGCGGACTTTGGCTCCCGCCTGGTGGGTGGCAATGTGGGGAACCATCACCCGAAGATCGGAGCAggcggtggcagcagcaacagaaccCAAAACAGCAGCCACAATAGCAACAGCCATAGCCATCCCCTCAAGGCGCCCAAGAAGTCGGGCAAGGTGCTCAATCTGGCCCAGAGCCAGGCGCAGGCGGTCAACTCCAGCCTGAGCTTCTCCAGCTCTCTGGCCAACatctgcagcaacagcaacgactCGAACAGCAccgccaccagcagcagcacaacgGCCACCACTCTGGCAGTGGATCTGGTCAAGTCCCCGCCACCGGCGGggggaggagcagcagccaagGAGACAGCCAAAAAATCTGGAGAGGACTCGGGTAAACCCATCGTGTGGCCGGCGTGGGTCTTTTGTACTCGCTACAGCGATCGCCCTAGCTCAG